DNA from Deinococcus multiflagellatus:
CCTGGCAGCTGGAACGCGAGGTGGACCTGGTGCCGGTGCCGGGCGGCGTGATTCTGCCGGATTTCCGACTGGTGCAGGGAGAGCGCTCGGTGCTGGTGGAGATCGTGGGCTACTGGCGCCCGGAGTATCTGCGCAAGAAATTCGAGCTGCTGCGCAAGGCCGGGCGCCGCGACGTGATCGTGTGCGTGAGCGAGCGCCTGAACCTGGAACGGGCCGGGGTGGACCCCAGCGATTTTGGCGACCGCGTGGTGTGGTTTAAGGGCGTGCTGAACCCCAAAGACGTGCTGGCCCTGGCCGAGCGCTACGCCGTGCGCGACGGCGAGTAAACAAACGGAAGCGGGCACCCGTGGAAGGGTGCCCGGCAGGATTCAGTGATGGGAAGGCTCACTCGGCTGTCCGGTCCTGGGGCACGCGGCTGGGGTACATCACGGGAATCGAAATCAGGGGCAGGGCAATCGCGGCCAGGGCAAACAGCAGTTCCATGTCTTGCAGTGTGCCCCGGGGGCGGCGCGCGCAGATGACGTGACCTTCAGTCAGTCTGGAGCAGCCCTTGAGCGGGCATAGAGCGGAGCTTCAGGCTGGCGTCAGCAAGCTGACCGAGTGGGAATTTCGTCGTGCATGGCGTCACATTCTGCCCGCGCCGTACACTGGGCGCATGACCCCGGACGAGGCGCGGGCGCTGCTGCTGGCCTGCTTTCAGGAGGCGCTGGCCGCCACCGCGCCGGGGCGGCTGCTGGCCCCCCATCTGCAAGGGACGGCGCCCAGCTTCATCCTGGCCGTGGGCAAGGCGGCGGCCCCCATGCTGGCGGCAGCGCTGGCGGTCTACCCCGGCGTGCCGGCCCTGGCCGTATTGCCAGACGGGGCCCCGGTGCCCGCGTGGCCCGCCCATGTGGCCGTGCGCCGGGCCGGGCACCCGCATCCCGACGCGCGCAGCGTGGCCGCCGCCGAGGAAGCCCTGCGCGCGCTGGCCGCCCTGGGCCCGCAGGACGAGGCGCTGGTGCTGCTGTCGGGCGGGGGCAGCGCCCTGCTGTGTGCGCCGCGCGGCGTGACCCTGGCCCAGAAGGCTGCCCTCAGCGCCGAGCTGATGCGCGCCGGGGCCGACATCCACGCCCTGAACACGGTGCGCCGCCACCTGTCGCGCGTGAAGGGCGGCCAGCTGGCGGCGGCCACCCGCGCCCGGGTGCGTGCGTGGCTGCTCAGCGACGTGGTGGGCGACGACCCAGCCACCATCGCCAGCGGCCCCACCGTGCCCGACCCCAGCACCTTTGCTGACGCCCTGGCGGTGCTGGACCGTTTTGGGGTGGCAGCGCCGGAAGCCCGGGCCGTTCTGGAAGCGGGTGAGCGGGGCGAGCACGAGGACACCCCCACGGCCCTCCCCCATGCCCACGCCCAGGTGATCGGCGGGAACCGCGACCTGCTGCGGGCGGCGCAGGCGGCCCTGCAGGCCCGGGGCCTCCCGGCGGTGATCCTGGGCGACACCTTCACGGGCGAGGCGCGCGAGCTGGCGGCCTTTCATGGAGCCCTGGTCCGCAGCGTGCAGGGGCACGGCATGCCCTGGCCCGCCCCGGTGGCCCTCCTCTCGGGCGGCGAGGCCACCGTGACGGTGCGCGGCCGCGGCCACGGCGGGCGGAACACCGAATGGGCGCTGGCCCTGGCGCTGGCTGGCCTGGGGGTCTATGCCCTCTCGGCCGGCTCGGACGGGGTGGATGGCACCAGTGGCGGCGCGGGCGCCCTGGTCACGCCCGACACGCTGGCCCGCGCCGCGGCCATGGGGCTGGACCCCCAGCGCGCACTACACGAGAACGGCGCTGGCTCATTTTTTGCCGCGCTGGGCGACCTGGTGGTCACCGGCCCCACCGGGCAGAACCTGAATGACCTGCGGGTGGTGCTGGTGCCCGGCCCGGCACTGGCGTAACCCGGCCATCGGAGAACCCCCACCCCCCTGTCCAGGATTCTGTGCCTCAAATGCGGCCCGGCGCGTTCGGGGCACCCCCTACCCTGGCAGGGTGATGAAGAAACGCGCACTCACCATCGCCGCCCTGAGCGCGGCCCTGCTGCTGGGCGGAGCCACGGTGGCCGTCGTGGCGGCCCAGCAGACCCAGAAAGACGTGCAGGCCCAACTGGGCCGCACCCAGAAAGCCCTGACCGAAAGCGGACTGGCGCGCATGGTCAGTGAGCCCTACCAGGGCACGGCCTTTGGCGGCACCCAGGTCACGACCATCACCCTGATGCCTGAAACCGCCGATCCTATGGTGATCAAGCTGAACAGCCGCGTGTACAACGGCCCGTTCCCGCAGGGCAAACGCTTTGGGGCGGCCACCGTGATCACCGAGGTGCAGTTCGAGCCTGAGGTGCAGGCCGAGCTGAACCGGGCGTTTGGCGGCCAGAAGATCTCGCTGCGCACCGACATTCAGTTCGGCGGCAACAGCGTGACGACGTTTAACGTGCCGGCCGGCACCATCACGGCGGAGGGGACCACCACGCGCTGGCAGGCCGCCAGCGGCACGGTGCGCGCCACCGAGCGCGAGGTGCTCTCGGCCGGGCGGTGGCCGGGGCTGGTGGTTGAAGACAAGGACATGCGGCTGACCCTGGGCGCGACCAGCTGGCAGCTGAATGCCAGCCAGCAGCCGGACACGCTGGGCGACGGCAGGGCGCAGTTCACCCTGGCCAGCCTGGAGGCCGGTGCCCCGGGCGGGCAGGCCCTGAAGCTGGACCGCCTGACCGTGACCTCCACGACCCGCAGCCAGGGGCCGCTGATGAGTTCGGCGCTGGGCTACGGCGCCGAGCGCCTGGAAGTGGCCGGCAAGACGCTGGACAAGCTGCAGCTGAACGTGACCCTGAACAACCTGGACCGCAAGGCCATGGAGCAGCTCAGCGCCCTGACCCGGACCGAGAAGACGCCAGAGGACGCGGCGGTCAATGCCCTGATCACCGCGCTGCTGAAGGCCGGGCCCACCCTGGTGCTGGACCGTCTGTCGGTGGGGCAGGGTAAGGACGAGGTGAAATTCACTGGGCAGGTGGGATTCAAGGGCGCGCCCACCACCGACTGGGCGGCCGTGCTGGACAGTCCCGAACGGCTGATGGGCCTGCTGGATGTGCGCCTGCACGGTGAGGGCGAGGCGCAGGCCCTGAATACCCTGGCGGCCACCCTGGCGCCCGATCCCAGCATGGCCCAGGGGCTTATCCAGGCCGGCGAGGAGAACGGCCTGCTGGTGCGCCAGGGCTCTCGTCTGGTGACCGACCTGAACATGGATCAGGCGGGCCTGAAGGTGAACGGTCAGCCGCTGCAGTAAGCGTTCTTCCCAAGGCGCGCCCAGCCAGGCTCAACCGGCTGGGCGCCGCTGTGTCTGGACCCTTCTGACAGCGGACCTGGGCAGCAGGGCACAGGACCTGCTCGCGCCACCTCGCACAGGCGGGGCTTGGAACCTACGGGATCGGCCGCTGTCTGGCAACGGCCTATTCCCCTTTTGAATCAGCCCACAACCGAGCGCGACGCCCGGACTCACCCACCGCCCTTCAATGTCGCCCGCGCCGCTATCCTCTGCAACGACTTGTTTCTTCGCTGCAGCCGGCCCTCCGGGGCTCAGCCCTCGTCCAGCGCCACAAAGCGCAGGTCCAGGCCGGGCAGGCGCTGAATGAAGGTATCCAGCAGATGCAGGGCGCCGACCAGATCGCGTTCGTCCACCACCTCCACGGGGCTGTGGGTGTAGCGGTTGGCCACCGACACGGTGCCAGCAGGAATGCCGTGGCCGCTGTACTGCAGCGCGCCCGCGTCGGTGCCGATGCCGCGCAGTAGTTCGTGCTGGATGGGCACGCCGCTGGCATCAGCGGCGGCGATCAGCCCCCGCCGGATGGCCGGGTGGGCCAGCGCCGAGAAATCCATCACCTTGACCGCTGGGCCGCTGCCCAGCCCCAGGTGACAGGCCCCAAACTCCGGGGTGTCGTCGGCGGCGGTCATGTCCAGGGCCAGGGCCGCGTCGGCGGCGTGGGCCTGGGCCACCGCCTGGGCCCCGCGCAGGCCCACCTCTTCCTGCACGGTGAAGGCGAAGATCACGGTCACGGGCGGCGGCGCGTCCTGGTAGTGCTCCAGCAGCGCCAGCAGCACGGCGCACCCGGCGCGGTCATCCACCGCGTGCGCGGTGTAGCGCCCGGTGTTCACCCCCAGTTCGGTCAGGATGCCCACAAAGCCCACCGGGTCACCCAGTTGCACGCCCATGCCCACCGCTTCGTCTGCACTGCGCGCGCCGATGTCCACGTACAGTTCGGGGTGCGGCACCACGCGCTGGCGGTCGGCGTCGGTGAGCAGGTGGGCGCTCTTGGTGCCAATCACGCCCAGCAGCCGTGACTGCTGGGTGCGCACCCACACGCGCTGGGCCGGCAGAATGCGGTCATCGGTGCCCCCCACTTTTTCCAGCCGCAGAAACCCGCCCGGGGTAATCTGCCGCACCCGGAAACCCACCTCGTCCATGTGGG
Protein-coding regions in this window:
- a CDS encoding glycerate kinase type-2 family protein, coding for MTPDEARALLLACFQEALAATAPGRLLAPHLQGTAPSFILAVGKAAAPMLAAALAVYPGVPALAVLPDGAPVPAWPAHVAVRRAGHPHPDARSVAAAEEALRALAALGPQDEALVLLSGGGSALLCAPRGVTLAQKAALSAELMRAGADIHALNTVRRHLSRVKGGQLAAATRARVRAWLLSDVVGDDPATIASGPTVPDPSTFADALAVLDRFGVAAPEARAVLEAGERGEHEDTPTALPHAHAQVIGGNRDLLRAAQAALQARGLPAVILGDTFTGEARELAAFHGALVRSVQGHGMPWPAPVALLSGGEATVTVRGRGHGGRNTEWALALALAGLGVYALSAGSDGVDGTSGGAGALVTPDTLARAAAMGLDPQRALHENGAGSFFAALGDLVVTGPTGQNLNDLRVVLVPGPALA
- a CDS encoding DUF945 family protein; this translates as MKKRALTIAALSAALLLGGATVAVVAAQQTQKDVQAQLGRTQKALTESGLARMVSEPYQGTAFGGTQVTTITLMPETADPMVIKLNSRVYNGPFPQGKRFGAATVITEVQFEPEVQAELNRAFGGQKISLRTDIQFGGNSVTTFNVPAGTITAEGTTTRWQAASGTVRATEREVLSAGRWPGLVVEDKDMRLTLGATSWQLNASQQPDTLGDGRAQFTLASLEAGAPGGQALKLDRLTVTSTTRSQGPLMSSALGYGAERLEVAGKTLDKLQLNVTLNNLDRKAMEQLSALTRTEKTPEDAAVNALITALLKAGPTLVLDRLSVGQGKDEVKFTGQVGFKGAPTTDWAAVLDSPERLMGLLDVRLHGEGEAQALNTLAATLAPDPSMAQGLIQAGEENGLLVRQGSRLVTDLNMDQAGLKVNGQPLQ
- a CDS encoding M42 family metallopeptidase; translation: MSDHPLSLAPDRERSEPPVIAHLRQLVRLTGPSGSEGDVVRAVYRAASALADEVRVDAFGNVIAVRRAAAEGARRLLLAAHMDEVGFRVRQITPGGFLRLEKVGGTDDRILPAQRVWVRTQQSRLLGVIGTKSAHLLTDADRQRVVPHPELYVDIGARSADEAVGMGVQLGDPVGFVGILTELGVNTGRYTAHAVDDRAGCAVLLALLEHYQDAPPPVTVIFAFTVQEEVGLRGAQAVAQAHAADAALALDMTAADDTPEFGACHLGLGSGPAVKVMDFSALAHPAIRRGLIAAADASGVPIQHELLRGIGTDAGALQYSGHGIPAGTVSVANRYTHSPVEVVDERDLVGALHLLDTFIQRLPGLDLRFVALDEG